The Rhododendron vialii isolate Sample 1 chromosome 8a, ASM3025357v1 genome has a window encoding:
- the LOC131336521 gene encoding BAG family molecular chaperone regulator 8, chloroplastic: protein MASHQHHQHHHCPPPAAAATSYCCCHYSTYYTPPPPPDPHLHSPPSHFHHHPPPPQPHHHSPHLNPLHDPFPHHNPHQTPHHPPQQTHRDFQPTVSSLLRRIATLESSLLRRQYSFNSNPPSSRSLRDAAARTIQTHFRAFLVRRSRTLRQLKDLAAVKSALNALKTSLNQDTQFDSQAISRRAANLLLKLDSIQGGDPMIRDGKRSIIREIIRFMELIDEVAVKRCEISSLALKNTRYRRTGGNKIRVMYADERVLGEKKSGGRVEKIHGFSVDSDYDRDDEEGIEVENPRIPVNGKAGYSHNRNGGFVKTPAKVKKSVSFAENGNVYNVFTTTREPISTGDTNSSDGSDSADNEIEILDNLCRGVEEIRVLPKGNEADEEVNSEDGGSPQSSDGGRNPRRNLRDEDSYEVIGHYQGENEEFTFSTPHPVKMESRADLMKNRKSLKIVE from the exons ATGGCCTCCCACCAGCACCACCAGCACCACCACTGCCCGCcgcccgccgccgccgccacctccTATTGTTGCTGCCACTACTCCACTTACTACacccctcctccaccaccagACCCACATCTCCACTCCCCACCCTCTCatttccaccaccacccccctccaccacaaccccaccaccactcTCCCCACCTCAACCCACTTCACGATCCCTTCCCCCACCACAACCCTCACCAGACCCCACATCACCCACCACAGCAAACCCACCGAGACTTTCAACCCACCGTCTCTTCCCTCCTCCGCCGCATCGCCACCCTCGAATCCTCCCTCCTCCGCCGCCAGTACTCTTTTAACTCGAACCCACCGTCTTCTCGTTCCCTCCGCGACGCCGCCGCACGTACCATCCAAACCCACTTCAGAGCGTTCCTTGTTCGCAGATCCCGAACACTACGGCAGCTCAAAGACCTCGCCGCCGTCAAATCAGCTCTCAACGCCCTCAAAACGTCGTTAAATCAGGACACCCAGTTTGATTCTCAGGCGATCTCTCGCCGCGCCGCGAACTTGCTCCTCAAACTGGACTCTATCCAG GGTGGTGATCCGATGATTAGGGATGGGAAAAGATCAATTATCAGAGAGATTATTCGATTTATGGAGTTAATTGACGAGGTAGCGGTCAAAAGATGTGAAATTTCGAGTCTAGCATTGAAGAATACAAGATACAGAAGGACTGGTGGTAACAAGATTAGGGTTATGTATGCTGATGAGAGAGTTTTGGGGGAGAAAAAATCGGGCGGCCGCGTTGAGAAAATTCATGGGTTTTCTGTGGATTCCGATTATGATCGTGATGATGAAGAAGGCATCGAGGTTGAAAACCCTAGAATTCCTGTCAATGGTAAGGCTGGTTATTCCCACAATAGAAATGGGGGGTTTGTGAAGACCCCAGCCAAAGTTAAGAAAAGTGTGAGCTTTGCGGAAAATGGGAATGTTTACAATGTTTTTACAACTACCCGTGAACCAATTTCAACGGGAGATACTAATAGCAGTGACGGGAGTGATTCAGCTGATAATGAGATAGAGATTTTGGACAATCTCTGTAGAGGGGTTGaggaaattagggttttacccAAGGGGAATGAGGCTGATGAAGAAGTGAATTCGGAGGATGGAGGGTCCCCTCAAAGTAGTGATGGCGGAAGAAACCCTAGAAGGAATTTGAGAGATGAAGATAGCTATGAAGTTATTGGACACTATCAGGGCGAAAATGAGGAGTTCACATTTTCTACTCCCCATCCTGTGAAGATGGAATCTAGAGCTGATTTGATGAAGAACAGGAAGTCTCTTAAAATAGTTGAATAA